One Glycine soja cultivar W05 chromosome 2, ASM419377v2, whole genome shotgun sequence genomic region harbors:
- the LOC114403759 gene encoding uncharacterized protein LOC114403759, whose amino-acid sequence MGMVVVISLPFIIFCFLLGFGCYFFGRARGRKEVQTNPQVYGMPSPPPGAVASNTFFPSPPAPHSHSKPDNTDNV is encoded by the coding sequence atggGGATGGTTGTGGtgatttctcttcctttcatAATCTTCTGCTTTCTTCTGGGTTTTGGATGTTACTTCTTTGGAAGAGCCAGAGGAAGGAAAGAGGTTCAAACCAACCCACAAGTTTATGGGATGCCAAGTCCACCCCCAGGTGCAGTTGCTTCAAACACCTTCTTCCCTTCACCTCCTGCACCCCACTCCCACTCCAAGCCAGACAACACTGATAATGTTTGA